The genomic interval CATTCTCACTTACGAAAGAACGGTCTGTAAAATAAACATTCACAACTTCTATCCCTTCAACTATGTTGTCATTAAACTCTGCTAAATCTTCAGATGGAATCCAAAGTTCATTATGATTTTTACTTCCAACATTTTGAACTTCATATTTTTCTAAAAAGGCTGTTTTTACTTCAAAAGCAGTGACGATTCCAATAAATCCGGAAAATTCATCAACCGTATTCCATTCTAAAGCAATTTGTTCAGCATATTCCTGATTTGTTACCGGATAAAAAATAGGTTGCCAATCTAATCTTGGAGGAAACAACTTATATTCTGTCTCCGCTATCAGTTCCATTTCTTTCAATCCTACCGGACGATATAATTTTGTTGTTTCCATAATTAATTTTATTCCAATTCATCCCTAACTTCCATCAAAGCAAATCCCAAAAGATTCAAGCCTTTCCACTTCTTCGGATTCAGAACATCCGTATGATCACTTGCCATACCGATTCCCCAAATTGCATCGACCGGACTCGCTTCTACTATAACTCTGTCTTTTGTATTTAGTAAAAAAGTTTTTAACTCCGCATTCTGACTGAATTTATGATAATTCCCTTCTTTCACAATTTCAAATCTAGCCGCTAACCAAAGGGTTTCATTATAATTCTTTACTTCTCTTCCAAACTTTTTGGCTTCTGCAGGAGATTTTGCCAGAAGGATCTTCTTCAAAACTTCATCATCTTTAAACAATTCGGCTTTCTTGGCCATCATCCAATGTTCAGCCGTTTTGTAAACTACTTTATCCACTTCAAATGAACTCAACCACCACTGGCTAAAGCAGGTTTTGGTAATAATCCCTTCTTTATCGGGTTGATGTCCCCAGAAAAATAAAAACTTACTTTCCGGATCTATATTTTCTATAGTATATTTCATATCAAGTCATTTAATTTGATTTGAATCACTCGTTCGTCTTCAAAATCTTTTACTGAATTGGTAGTAAAGATTTTATCAAAACA from uncultured Flavobacterium sp. carries:
- a CDS encoding ADP-ribosylation/crystallin J1 — translated: METTKLYRPVGLKEMELIAETEYKLFPPRLDWQPIFYPVTNQEYAEQIALEWNTVDEFSGFIGIVTAFEVKTAFLEKYEVQNVGSKNHNELWIPSEDLAEFNDNIVEGIEVVNVYFTDRSFVSENVELRDKLNRFKK
- a CDS encoding NADAR family protein; translated protein: MKYTIENIDPESKFLFFWGHQPDKEGIITKTCFSQWWLSSFEVDKVVYKTAEHWMMAKKAELFKDDEVLKKILLAKSPAEAKKFGREVKNYNETLWLAARFEIVKEGNYHKFSQNAELKTFLLNTKDRVIVEASPVDAIWGIGMASDHTDVLNPKKWKGLNLLGFALMEVRDELE